In Acidobacteriota bacterium, the following proteins share a genomic window:
- a CDS encoding carboxypeptidase-like regulatory domain-containing protein — MRIGHTTVVLLIALLVGGALHAQAAAQDDHGHISGFVKDSRGTPLGGVLVTVMQGTLNPRVVQRVTTDGFGQFEIGNLLPGSYALSVSLASYLPILKSGIEVVAGKMERLNLSLQNLYLQTLSPGAPGDRSSAPQEDIGSVLRMASSTRPILRFQGTGQRADLELDLESPRASAQADQGWHGSVHVYSTAYSADPDLLDLGGAFTEFVFVKDLNSNSQWLMAGTVSESGYTELDSLIRWKNLKGHNPSLRVSLGSFPYLDRQVPSEKGHLQRLNLFNLDFQDEVAISEVISAIYGVELQATDPSVKARRVRPRWGLRMRPHSGYQVAFVRTKSMPRHYRTAPSQSGEELSFSSPFLHPFGSKMRLGQTEATHTEMTVDHEFGNETQLAVGVYSDRFSPGRAWAATGSRRIVPASSKGVRVAYGRRLGHGVRSDLGYTFGGGTQWGHGAFGLTPRNYHVMVARLKAQANSSGTRVAATYRYVSGVSLTVIDPYQEYFESSAPGLSLMVTQSIPYVGRFIPGELEAQLDVHNLFDQHRFDLTDAAGEPRHSEFLQTPRSLRGGIRLKF; from the coding sequence ATGCGAATCGGTCACACAACTGTCGTGCTACTCATTGCCCTGCTGGTTGGAGGGGCCCTGCACGCCCAGGCGGCGGCACAGGACGACCACGGGCACATCTCCGGTTTCGTCAAGGACTCGCGGGGAACGCCGCTTGGAGGCGTGCTGGTTACGGTTATGCAGGGAACCCTCAACCCGCGAGTGGTTCAGAGAGTCACCACCGACGGATTCGGTCAGTTCGAGATCGGAAACCTCTTGCCCGGTTCCTACGCTCTCAGCGTCAGCCTGGCCAGCTACCTGCCGATTTTGAAGTCGGGCATCGAGGTGGTGGCCGGCAAGATGGAGCGCCTGAACCTCAGCTTGCAGAATCTCTATCTCCAGACCCTGTCCCCGGGGGCGCCGGGCGATCGTTCCTCCGCCCCGCAAGAGGACATCGGTTCGGTGTTGAGAATGGCTTCTTCCACCCGGCCGATTTTGCGATTCCAGGGGACCGGCCAGCGTGCCGACCTGGAGCTCGATCTGGAATCGCCCCGAGCGTCGGCTCAGGCCGACCAGGGATGGCACGGATCGGTTCACGTCTACTCCACCGCCTATTCCGCCGATCCGGACCTGCTGGACCTGGGTGGCGCCTTTACCGAGTTCGTCTTCGTGAAGGACCTCAATTCGAACTCCCAGTGGTTGATGGCCGGAACGGTATCCGAGAGCGGCTACACCGAGTTGGACTCGTTGATCCGGTGGAAGAACCTGAAGGGGCATAATCCGTCGTTGCGGGTGAGCCTGGGCAGCTTCCCCTATTTGGACCGGCAGGTTCCATCCGAAAAGGGGCACCTGCAGCGGCTCAATCTCTTCAACCTGGACTTCCAGGACGAGGTGGCTATTTCCGAGGTCATCTCGGCGATTTACGGGGTGGAGCTCCAGGCTACCGATCCCTCGGTGAAGGCTCGACGGGTACGGCCGCGCTGGGGATTGAGAATGAGGCCCCATTCCGGCTACCAGGTGGCGTTCGTTCGCACCAAGTCCATGCCGCGGCACTATCGCACGGCTCCATCCCAATCCGGAGAGGAGCTTTCCTTTTCATCTCCCTTCCTGCATCCGTTCGGGAGCAAGATGCGTTTGGGCCAAACCGAAGCCACCCACACGGAAATGACGGTTGACCATGAGTTCGGCAACGAAACTCAATTGGCCGTGGGTGTCTATTCGGATCGATTTTCGCCGGGCAGGGCCTGGGCGGCGACCGGCTCGCGCAGAATCGTCCCGGCTTCCTCCAAGGGCGTTCGCGTCGCCTATGGGCGTCGGCTGGGTCACGGCGTGCGCTCGGACCTGGGATATACCTTTGGAGGAGGGACGCAGTGGGGCCACGGAGCATTCGGCCTGACGCCGAGGAACTACCACGTGATGGTGGCCCGGCTGAAAGCTCAGGCGAATTCCTCCGGGACACGAGTGGCCGCGACCTATCGATATGTCTCGGGCGTTTCGCTCACCGTCATCGATCCCTATCAGGAGTACTTCGAGAGTTCCGCTCCCGGCTTGAGTCTCATGGTGACTCAGTCCATACCCTACGTGGGACGGTTTATTCCGGGCGAACTGGAAGCCCAGCTCGATGTCCACAATCTCTTCGATCAGCACCGGTTCGATTTGACGGACGCTGCCGGTGAGCCCAGACACTCCGAATTCCTCCAAACCCCCCGGTCGTTGCGGGGTGGCATCCGACTCAAGTTCTGA
- a CDS encoding GWxTD domain-containing protein — protein sequence MRVRKPSRFILFCWVAAVLIAGRLPGEAAQGEEQREKSLKRETSDRYLKKWIREDARYIITEEEKKAFRQLTTDDERYQFIEQFWLRRDPNPDTVVNEARDEHYRRIAYANERFSSGTPGWLTDRGRIYITFGPPDEIESHAGGGRYARPIDEGGGITSTYPFEIWRYRHLEGPDLGNEVLIEFVDPTMTGEYRLTMDPSEKDALLYVPNAGLTTMESMGMASKADRFTDPSGMALGASPGGRSRRYNQFERLSQYAALQRPPKVKFTDLEAVVNTKISYNLLPFNSRTDFLRITEDTVLTLTTIELLHKDLTFKDQEGVQRAQVNIFGRVSTITGRVVQVFEDAVVKDVPGSLFKKTLGGKSRYQRAVPLRSGRYKLELVLKDLNSGNVGTEYVGIVVPKYQDDRLATSTLILADRIEKLPDRQVGRGMFVIGETKVHPNVSEQFNREQSLGIYFQVYNLTLDQETKRPSAAIEYRFRRDKEEIARLQEDQQELVGASRQMTLARKVSLKSLQPGHYHLEVKVTDKLSDRSVVQVGRFEVH from the coding sequence GTGAGAGTGCGCAAGCCAAGCCGGTTCATCCTCTTCTGCTGGGTGGCCGCGGTTCTGATTGCGGGTCGACTCCCAGGGGAGGCAGCCCAGGGTGAAGAGCAGCGGGAGAAATCCCTCAAGCGGGAAACCTCGGATCGCTATCTCAAGAAGTGGATTCGCGAAGACGCCCGTTACATCATTACGGAGGAAGAAAAGAAAGCCTTCCGGCAACTGACCACCGACGATGAAAGGTACCAGTTCATCGAACAGTTCTGGTTGAGGCGGGATCCCAATCCCGATACGGTCGTGAACGAGGCCAGGGATGAACATTACCGGCGCATCGCCTATGCCAATGAGCGATTCTCGTCCGGGACCCCGGGGTGGTTGACGGATCGGGGGAGGATCTATATCACCTTCGGTCCTCCCGACGAAATCGAGTCCCATGCGGGCGGCGGCCGCTACGCCCGTCCCATTGACGAAGGCGGAGGAATCACCAGCACCTACCCCTTCGAAATCTGGCGCTACCGCCACCTGGAGGGGCCGGACCTGGGCAATGAAGTGCTGATCGAATTCGTCGACCCCACCATGACCGGCGAATACCGCCTGACCATGGATCCCAGCGAGAAGGATGCCTTGCTGTATGTGCCCAACGCCGGGCTGACCACCATGGAGAGCATGGGTATGGCCAGCAAGGCGGATCGTTTCACCGATCCGTCGGGGATGGCTCTGGGGGCCTCCCCCGGCGGCCGGAGCCGGCGGTACAATCAGTTCGAGCGCCTCTCCCAATACGCGGCCCTGCAACGCCCGCCCAAGGTCAAGTTTACCGACCTGGAGGCTGTCGTAAACACCAAGATCTCCTACAACCTGCTCCCCTTCAACTCCCGGACGGACTTTCTGAGGATCACCGAAGATACCGTGCTGACGCTCACCACCATCGAGCTGCTCCACAAGGATTTGACCTTCAAGGACCAGGAGGGCGTTCAGCGGGCTCAGGTCAACATCTTCGGCAGGGTGTCCACCATCACCGGCCGTGTGGTTCAGGTCTTCGAGGATGCGGTCGTCAAGGACGTTCCCGGCTCGCTGTTCAAGAAAACCCTTGGCGGAAAATCCCGCTATCAGCGTGCCGTGCCCTTGCGCTCCGGCCGCTACAAGCTGGAGTTGGTGCTCAAGGACCTGAACAGCGGCAACGTGGGAACGGAGTACGTCGGAATCGTGGTGCCCAAGTATCAGGATGACCGGCTGGCCACCAGCACTCTGATCCTGGCCGACCGCATCGAGAAGCTTCCCGACCGGCAGGTGGGGAGGGGCATGTTCGTGATCGGTGAAACCAAGGTCCATCCCAATGTGAGTGAGCAGTTCAATCGGGAACAGAGCCTTGGGATCTACTTCCAGGTTTACAACTTGACCCTGGATCAGGAAACGAAGCGGCCCTCGGCTGCCATAGAGTACCGTTTCAGAAGAGATAAAGAGGAAATCGCGCGATTACAGGAGGACCAGCAGGAGCTGGTGGGTGCTTCCCGGCAGATGACTTTGGCCAGGAAGGTATCGCTCAAGTCCCTGCAACCCGGCCACTACCACCTGGAGGTCAAGGTGACCGACAAGTTGTCGGACCGCTCGGTCGTCCAGGTCGGTCGCTTCGAGGTGCACTAA